In the genome of Plasmodium yoelii strain 17X genome assembly, chromosome: 14, one region contains:
- a CDS encoding RNA-binding protein, putative, with protein sequence MHKMTVANNYHDHSFFYLNNRTMLEEELTYFQSNDLSPEPTATIDNKNLGDYKTSADTFNSNENNKNDVLMNATLNGIKINKVPTSSSVVNNNNMDISDRQNDTNIIDKKANKRNNELGKNGKVVINSNNTKDNINSLNKIKKNKINNTNNNNLSNNKNGININSKNSSKNNISNYDNINGMTDKKKRNNSVNSVKRETLDEGIECNNKRLDNNGNCNYYNNTHEKVAHFFDDNNRRNNNLQFSQKCARDMANEQNSNVVLHNNEKGDHKNINKRREDKNMNMNLLNNSIIESSSCNMYNEEDFKNFDSSINNFNYVHSINNKLDLKDLNNIMKYSNNLDKNKQLYGYNDSYKVCCTKGNNNEGMKMSENNLMHNYSYTDCYKNDNIIENSHRKNETNGTNINTCSTGNNIYKNIEKNNNNNNSRGFNHNCLNSSDDNICNNKNCEKNADNNINENNSTNNDGIGNCDNRKHMEENGKNDHGSEGNDDKGDNKNKNKNTNNSKNKGNNKSNKNKNGNKKNKKNGNQNVKNNPNNNGEDKTDQKNDTPNGKYLHGNTNMTNNKTLKHNTETNNISVTPSNKSAIGNSGSKKNGNNLINLIISDKYSNVVPASTTNTNNNHGNISDNCNEIFEKNKCACIESNSILFQDRDIKYGEKNERIIMCDNDNKVTNAIDENKSNDIVNLNNTINLLKNNIYNAFNDTFNEKTTESIYFSKKTSNNDVDRIIENTGNLKKKKKKIQNNNIIDSNNMSTFLSHTKIPIFDAEMEKKPGMNQINQNILQNKFGLNDERENNSMTNNTYTSTSINDSSITQLHNGMKLSLIKTYDINKSVDNSIANNSGLNINMSNNTLNTTNQSTEMNENTSTRFSQNNSLNQHKETNINYNRYNNEKNAKENSNSLNLRKIGNNNMCVERPVILNNSQMLQAFMQGRLCLSCDSLDHPMPLCPNNSFVCPNCHNISHRGNDCPMKCRFCLKYHIGISIMDCLKKARIQNEKKLLNKGKNDINNNSNENNNKIGKNNKNNNEKTNVGPRFDITTRPDNSYGRSVYVSNLSDEITNIQLRDAINNQLDNGFVVNIDRQNGYAFVELSNLNSTFQLVQRSININYKKLKIQFKKTGQFLIPDNLSFNSNNVSQPFNLNNNENTQNKLNKSCSNAHVSNKNSSTTNNASNLGTIQNNFISNHIHFDFSTQIKDSHMKTNANIVNNITQNDTNNITVNNSSNNITNPGNNNCLLHLDNMEKENGCSSKFYYETQRKSQLQQFNQTNNLKKYKEKDINNLCNNIGGNCNGNIIDAHFSSKVFENIKQTAQLNERNEGGNNLLCNNSNKNIKFEKIGINNYCNKNGNIVDSCSNYQIKDLSNYYNMNKNNGKSDNLIKQNNLYDFMSFEDENILNDYLKKKNINRNNNISPMDIANMEERNNHNFNDNMFLKFINHITNDQNKLNNTIINERTKTTNSTINNNLDTLLNSHLFNNRSLLLKENNNNYNKTIEDNNVPDLSSSNIYLKNDNNLTEYNSSTDDNNMFQKYIHENNKLMDSSTTLDIKSIIDNAIEINHGTIGSDEMNFTSTINSNSASSNNSGCSYSNGIHKADTREYFADENSYNMTYMCSNNDHNNLTKNNRRSIYINNNNNIQNFKREIEQDKLFNQTNFSFHTFEDDKNCNGEKGINQFFWKECNNNNSNSNCGSGNNDGDILSQGQTGYKNICNDILYRTNPIYDIYKKVNSIKNNSPSIDNCNQRACEGNYNFSNGVENASSNNFDNVNYDFKTQNNDILFNNINNEKTEDIHKLNNDTIHYNQHEQINFTDIDINKIKSIFNNQNMEMLNNNSYMKNMKYKEIDAIEKDLESHIKVLWNLRKIKLGESYNNTK encoded by the coding sequence ATGCATAAAATGACTGTAGCTAATAATTACCACGATCATAGTTTTTTTTACTTAAATAATAGAACGATGCTTGAAGAAGAACTAACTTACTTTCAAAGCAATGACCTGAGTCCCGAACCTACAGCAACTATAGACAATAAAAATTTAGGAGATTACAAAACGAGTGCTGATACATTTAATTCTAAcgagaataataaaaatgatgtaCTGATGAATGCCACATTAAATgggataaaaataaacaaagtTCCTACTTCTTCTAGTGtggttaataataataacatggACATCTCAGATCGACAAAATGATACCAACATTATTGATAAGAAAGCAAATAAGCGAAATAATGAGTTAGGAAAAAATGGTAAAGTTGTTATTAATAGCAATAATACCAAAGATAATATAAACAGCTTAAACaagataaagaaaaataaaataaataatacaaataataataacttgtctaataataaaaacgGTATAAACATAAATTCGAAAAATTCcagtaaaaataatattagtaATTATGACAATATAAATGGAATGACTgacaaaaagaaaagaaataatTCAGTAAATAGTGTAAAAAGAGAAACATTGGATGAGGGAATAGAATGTAACAATAAACGTCTTGATAATAATGGAAAttgtaattattataataatacacATGAAAAAGTCGCACATTTttttgatgataataatagaaGAAATAATAATCTCCAATTTAGTCAAAAGTGTGCACGAGATATGGCTAACGAACAGAATTCCAATGTAGTCTTACACAATAATGAAAAAGGtgatcataaaaatattaacaaaagaagagaagataaaaatatgaatatgaatttattaaataattcaatTATTGAAAGTTCAAGTTGCAATATGTATAACGAAGAAGATTTCAAAAATTTTGACTCgtctataaataattttaattatgtacatagtataaataataaattagatTTAAAAGATTTGAATAATATTATGAAATACTCAAATAACttagataaaaataagcaACTATATGGATATAACGACAGCTACAAAGTTTGTTGTACaaaaggaaataataatgaaggCATGAAAATGTcggaaaataatttaatgcACAATTATAGTTATACAGATTGCtacaaaaatgataatattataGAAAACAGCCATCGAAAAAATGAAACCAATGGTACCAATATTAACACGTGCTCAACTGGaaataacatttataaaaatatcgaaaaaaataataataataataattcgcGTGGTTTCAATCATAATTGTCTGAATAGTTCAGatgataatatatgcaacaataaaaattgtgaaaaaaatgcTGATAACAATAtcaatgaaaataatagtaCCAATAATGATGGTATTGGTAATTGTGATAATAGAAAACATATGGAagaaaatggtaaaaatgaTCACGGATCTGAGGGTAATGATGATAAAggagataataaaaataaaaataagaatacCAATAATTCCAAAAATaaaggaaataataaaagtaacAAGAacaaaaatggaaataaaaaaaataaaaaaaatggaaaccAAAATGTGAAAAACAATCCAAATAACAATGGAGAAGATAAAACTGATCAAAAGAATGATACCCCAAATGGCAAATATTTGCATGGGAATACAAACATGACTAATAATAAGacattaaaacataataccgaaacaaataatatttctGTTACTCCTTCAAATAAATCTGCTATTGGAAATTCAGGATCCaagaaaaatggaaataatttaataaatttaattatttctgACAAATATTCTAATGTTGTTCCTGCTTCTACTACTAATACCAACAATAATCATGGAAATATATCAGATAATTGTAATGAAATTtttgagaaaaataaatgcGCATGCATTGAATCCAATTCGATTTTATTCCAAGATAGAGATATAAAATAtggcgaaaaaaatgaacggATTATAATGTGTGATAACGATAACAAAGTGACAAATGCTATAGacgaaaataaaagtaatgATATAGTAAATTTAAACAAtactattaatttattaaaaaacaatatatacaatGCTTTTAATGATACATTTAATGAGAAAACAACTGAATCTATCTATTTTTCGAAAAAGACGTCAAACAACGATGTGGATAGAATAATTGAAAATACaggtaatttaaaaaaaaaaaaaaaaaaaatacaaaataataatataatagataGTAATAATATGAGCACATTCTTATCTCATACAAAAATTCCTATATTTGATGcagaaatggaaaaaaagCCAGGAATGAACCAAATTAACCAGaatatattacaaaataaattcGGGTTAAATGATGAAAGAGAAAATAATTCAATGACAAATAACACCTATACCAGTACCTCAATTAACGATAGTAGTATAACTCAATTACATAATGGCATGAAACTGTCCCTAATTAAAAcatatgatataaataaatctgTGGATAATAGTATTGCAAATAATTCTGgtttaaatataaacatgAGTAATAACACATTAAATACCACAAATCAGAGCACCGAAATGAATGAAAATACCTCAACCCGATTTTCTCAAAACAATTCATTAAATCAACATAAAGAAactaatataaattataatcgttataacaatgaaaaaaatgcaaaagaAAATTCCAATTCTCTAAATTTAAGGAAAAtcggaaataataatatgtgtGTAGAAAGACCAGTAATACTAAACAATTCTCAAATGTTACAAGCATTTATGCAAGGAAGACTATGTTTAAGTTGTGATTCACTGGATCATCCAATGCCTTTATGTCCTAATAATTCTTTTGTTTGTCCTAATTGTCATAATATTTCTCATCGAGGAAATGATTGCCCAATGAAATGTCGATTTTGtttaaaatatcatattGGTATATCAATTATGGATTGTTTAAAAAAGGCAAGaatacaaaatgaaaaaaagttATTAAATAAAGGTAAAAATgacattaataataatagtaatgaaaataataacaaaattggtaagaataataaaaataacaatgaaAAAACGAATGTTGGACCAAGATTTGATATAACTACCCGACCTGACAATTCTTATGGTAGAAGCGTATATGTGTCGAATTTAAGTGACGAAATAACAAATATACAACTAAGAGATGCAATTAATAACCAACTAGATAATGGATTTGTAGTTAATATAGATAGACAAAATGGATATGCATTTGTTGAGCTATCAAATTTAAATTCGACTTTTCAATTAGTACAAAGAtcaattaatattaattataaaaaattaaaaatccaatttaaaaaaacagGACAATTCTTAATACCAGAtaatttatcttttaattCTAACAATGTATCACAACCTTTTAATTTAaacaataatgaaaatacacAAAATAAATTGAACAAAAGCTGTTCTAATGCTCATGTATCTAATAAAAATTCCTCTACAACGAATAACGCATCTAATCTAGGTActatacaaaataatttcATTTCGAATCACATTCATTTTGATTTTAGCACTCAAATAAAGGACTCTCATATGAAAACAAATGCAAATattgtaaataatataactCAAAATGATACGAATAATATAACTGTAAATAATAGTTCCAACAACATTACAAATCCTGGGAATAATAACTGTCTTCTACATTTGGACAACatggaaaaagaaaatggatgttcttctaaattttattatgaaaCACAAAGAAAATCACAATTACAGCAATTTAATCAAACAAATAACTTGAAAAAATACAAGGAAAAGGATATCAATaatttatgtaataatatagGTGGCAACTGTAATGGGAATATCATAGATGCACATTTCAGTTCTAAagtttttgaaaatataaaacaaactGCACAATTAAACGAAAGAAATGAAGGAGGAAATAATTTATTGTGTAACAattctaataaaaatataaaattcgAAAAAATAGGGATTAACAATTattgtaataaaaatggGAATATTGTTGATAGCTGTTCGAATTACCAAATAAAAGatttatcaaattattataatatgaataaaaataatggaaaatCGGATAATTTGATAAAGCAAAATAATCTTTATGATTTTATGTCTTTTgaagatgaaaatatattaaatgattatttaaaaaagaaaaatataaatcggAATAATAACATATCTCCTATGGATATAGCAAATATGGAAGAGAGAAATaatcataattttaatgataatatgtttttaaaatttataaatcatattacaaatgatcaaaataaattaaataatactataataaatgaaagaACCAAGACAACAAATTCTACTATTAATAATAACTTGGATACTTTGTTAAATtcacatttatttaataatagaTCGTTACTATTaaaggaaaataataataattataataaaactaTAGAAGATAACAATGTTCCAGATTTAAGTAGCagcaatatatatttgaaaaatgataataatttaacaGAATATAATTCATCTAcagatgataataatatgtttcaaaaatatattcatgaaaataataagttaATGGATTCTTCAACAACATTAGACATAAAATCAATTATTGATAATGCAATTGAAATAAATCATGGTACAATAGGGTCTGATGAAATGAATTTTACAAGTACTATCAATAGTAATAGTGCTAGTAGTAACAATAGTGGATGTAGTTATAGCAACGGTATACATAAAGCTGATACTAGAGAATATTTTGCTGATGAAAATTCTTATAATATGACCTATATGTGTTCTAACAATGACCATAATAATTtgacaaaaaataataggcGTTCTATCTACatcaataataataataatatacaaaacTTTAAGAGGGAAATCGAACAggataaattatttaaccagactaatttttcttttcataCTTTCgaagatgataaaaattgCAATGGTGAAAAAGGAATAAATCAATTTTTTTGGAAAGAatgcaataataataatagcaataGTAATTGTGGCAGTGGCAATAATGATGGTGATATATTAAGTCAGGGACAAACtggatataaaaatatatgtaacgATATACTTTATAGAACTAATCccatatatgatatatataaaaaagttaATTCTATCAAGAACAACAGTCCTAGTATTGATAATTGCAACCAACGTGCATGTGAAGGGAATTACAACTTTAGTAACGGTGTAGAAAACGCATCatcaaataattttgataatgttaattatgattttaaaacgcaaaataatgatatattattcaataatataaataatgaaaaaacgGAAGACAtacataaattaaataatgatacaatacattataatcaacatgaacaaattaattttacAGACattgatattaataaaattaaaagtatttttaataaccaaaatatggaaatgttaaataataattcatatatgaaaaatatgaaatataaagaaattgACGCAATTGAGAAAGATCTCGAAAGCCATATTAAAGTATTATGGAACCTAAGAAAAATAAAGCTAGGTGAATCCTACAATAATACAAAATGA
- a CDS encoding ribosome-binding factor A, putative, producing the protein MRLLQVERLVLNLTKGKGFFFSTFRKRTKNEKYDDLETKHLYWSINNLKKEYLNEDNDNFLKDIENLKIEEDISDIVGIKNSIPENSEINEQTEKYLLKQGDKNSIEKDQLKEINKIFNPSLKVLTCKENDYSQDLDNLMLQKALHNNMKINKIGEINEPYKNGSSFVESNNNDNVKNPKYDNNFMSKKMEKLKRKENCGNNNEINDDFHFNKCDNNVLGKNEKTENSDISKNEEENYNFEIENNKKDNSIFDYESLKGKSLYQDLTHDEYEYVNKLYLKKCDVDRKIRWFKMSNILNPIKEAKSIINSLKLSKDEEKEAKKQQKEGYLNGIDPENEFPFKENIKPYYEDDGMFGHKIQKICEQNKYDEIVSRIRMKIRKEKLENSKIIKEKIPNVARHILDPIKYHVNRRKIRVEKLLHTHLEQLLNCNNSYFKFYLLKGLHISIHHLEMKSNRSLCKIVYSLLNKDVTHEMIQEKLDKVAFILRKLLARKLQLGYTPPLKFVPLKDQQETNIKNIQYYKLYAKYNYPQHITNNRETNQKMIDFYNQDISGF; encoded by the coding sequence ATGAGACTTTTGCAAGTCGAAAGGTTAGTTTTAAATCTTACAAAAGGAAAAGGGTTTTTTTTTAGCACATTTCgaaaaagaacaaaaaatgaaaaatatgatgattTGGAAACTAAACATTTATATTGGTCGAttaataatttgaaaaaGGAATATTTAAACGAGgataatgataattttttaaaagatatagaaaatttaaaaattgaaGAAGATATTTCTGATAttgtaggaataaaaaacAGTATACCTGAAAATAGCGAAATAAATGAACAAactgaaaaatatttacttAAACAAGGCGACAAAAATTCAATTGAGAAAGATCaattaaaagaaattaataaaattttcaatccATCATTAAAAGTTTTGACATGTAAAGAAAATGATTATTCACAGGACCTAGACAATTTGATGTTACAAAAAGCGTtgcataataatatgaaaattaataaaattggaGAAATAAATGAGCCATACAAAAATGGGTCTTCTTTTGTTGAGTCGAACAATAACGATAATGTCAAAAATCCAAAATATGATAACAATTTTATGagtaaaaaaatggaaaaattaaaaaggaAAGAAAATTGTGGAAATAATAACGAAATAAATGATGATTTTCACTTTAATAAATGTGATAATAATGTGTtgggaaaaaatgaaaaaacagAGAACTCAGATATTTCCAAAAATGAGGAAGAAAACTATAATTTtgaaattgaaaataataaaaaagataattcTATTTTTGATTATGAAAGTTTAAAAGGGAAAAGTTTGTATCAAGATTTAACACATGATGAATATGAATATGTAAATAAGTTGTATCTTAAAAAATGTGATGTAGATAGAAAAATAAGGTGGTTCAAAATGAGTAATATACTTAATCCTATTAAAGAGGCAAAATCAATCATAAATTCTTTAAAACTAAGTAAagatgaagaaaaagaagcaaaaaaacaacaaaaagAAGGATATTTAAATGGAATAGACCCAGAAAATGAATTTCcttttaaagaaaatattaaaccATATTATGAAGATGACGGAATGTTTGGTcataaaattcaaaaaatatgcGAACAAAATAAGTATGATGAAATAGTCTCACGAATACGTATGAAAataagaaaagaaaaattagaaaattcaaaaattattaaagaaaaaataccAAACGTAGCTCGTCATATATTAGATCCAATAAAATATCATGTTAACAGAAGAAAAATAAGAGTAGAAAAACTTTTACATACTCATTTAGAACAATTATTAAATTGtaataattcatattttaaattttatttgttaaaagGGTTACATATTTCTATACATCATCTTGAAATGAAATCAAATAGATCCCTTTGTAAAATCGTTTATTCATTATTAAACAAAGATGTTACTCATGAAATGATACAAGAAAAATTAGATAAAGTTGcttttattttaagaaaattATTAGCTCGGAAGCTTCAACTAGGTTATACACCTCCTCTTAAGTTTGTTCCTTTAAAGGATCAACAAGaaacaaatattaaaaatatacaatattataaattatatgcaaaatataaCTATCCTCAGCATATAACAAATAATAGGGAAACGAATCAAAAAATGATCGACTTTTATAACCAAGATATATCAGGCTTTTAA